One window from the genome of Methylophaga thalassica encodes:
- the prlC gene encoding oligopeptidase A, whose translation MSNPLLENYVLPPFSEIKPEHVEPAVTQAISQARQAVDKLLTQVSHPTWETLVEPMEDIDVSIDRVWSPVSHMNSVVNSDELRKAYNACLPMLSEFGTELGQNEDLYRAYKQLAESEAYQSLDTAQKKVIDNAVRDFRLSGVELNQADRDEYKNITQKLTELSAKFEENLMDATHGWKKHVTDKELLSGLPESTIAMAEQFAKRDNVNGWLFTLDFPSYMPVMSYADNREFREEMYTAFATKASDQGPNAGQWDNTQVMADILKLRHRLANLLGFANHAERSLATKMAQSPEQVMDFLNDLAERSKPIAVKEFEELKAFAKETAGMDELQAWDVTYFAEKLRQQRYSISQEELKPYFPEDKVVSGLFAVVNRLYGLVISERTDIDTWHKDVRFFEIRESNGNLRGQFYLDLYARQHKRGGAWMDECLVRRKTAKGLQTPVAFLTCNFSEPVGDKPALFTHDEVTTLFHEFGHGLHHMLTKIDYAGVSGINGVAWDAVELPSQFMENWCWEREALDLISGHYETGEKLPEELYEKMIAARNFQSAMMMVRQLEFSIFDFRLHLEFDPEGGNQVDKILAEVRDQVAVVQPPKFNRFAHSFGHIFAGGYAAGYYSYKWAEVLSADAFSKFEEKGIFDRETGLEFLNNILEQGGSKEPMELFIAFRGREPEIDALLRHSGIAA comes from the coding sequence ATGAGCAATCCATTATTAGAAAATTATGTATTACCGCCTTTCTCTGAGATTAAACCTGAGCATGTTGAGCCTGCGGTGACGCAAGCCATCAGTCAGGCTCGGCAAGCAGTAGATAAACTACTCACTCAAGTCAGTCATCCGACATGGGAAACCCTTGTCGAGCCGATGGAAGATATCGATGTATCAATTGATCGTGTCTGGTCGCCGGTGAGTCACATGAATTCAGTGGTGAATTCTGATGAGTTAAGAAAAGCCTACAATGCGTGTTTGCCTATGCTGAGTGAGTTCGGTACCGAGCTGGGTCAGAATGAAGACCTGTATCGCGCATATAAACAATTGGCTGAGAGTGAGGCTTATCAGTCACTCGATACGGCTCAGAAAAAAGTCATTGATAATGCGGTCAGGGATTTCCGTTTATCCGGGGTTGAGCTAAATCAGGCCGATCGCGATGAATATAAAAATATCACGCAAAAACTGACCGAATTGAGTGCTAAGTTTGAAGAAAATCTGATGGATGCGACACACGGTTGGAAAAAGCATGTTACGGATAAAGAATTGTTATCTGGATTACCCGAATCCACCATTGCCATGGCAGAGCAATTTGCCAAACGTGATAATGTTAATGGCTGGTTGTTCACACTGGATTTCCCGTCTTATATGCCGGTCATGTCTTATGCGGATAATCGTGAATTCCGCGAAGAAATGTACACCGCATTTGCGACCAAAGCCTCTGACCAGGGACCGAATGCCGGACAGTGGGACAATACGCAGGTCATGGCGGATATTCTCAAACTTCGTCATCGTTTAGCTAACTTACTTGGCTTTGCTAACCATGCTGAGCGATCACTGGCAACAAAAATGGCACAAAGTCCGGAACAAGTGATGGACTTTCTGAATGACCTGGCCGAGCGAAGTAAACCCATTGCGGTTAAAGAATTTGAAGAACTGAAAGCCTTCGCAAAAGAAACGGCAGGCATGGATGAATTACAAGCTTGGGATGTCACGTACTTTGCTGAGAAATTACGCCAGCAACGCTATAGCATTTCTCAAGAAGAGTTAAAGCCATACTTTCCCGAAGATAAAGTCGTTAGTGGCTTATTTGCTGTCGTCAACCGCCTATATGGTTTGGTTATCAGTGAACGTACCGATATTGATACCTGGCATAAAGATGTCCGCTTCTTTGAAATTCGCGAATCAAACGGCAACTTACGTGGCCAGTTTTATCTGGATTTATATGCTCGCCAGCATAAGCGTGGTGGCGCGTGGATGGATGAATGTCTGGTGCGTCGGAAAACGGCCAAGGGGCTGCAAACTCCTGTGGCTTTCCTGACCTGTAATTTCTCTGAGCCTGTCGGTGATAAACCAGCCTTGTTTACTCATGATGAAGTTACCACCTTATTCCATGAATTTGGTCATGGTCTGCATCATATGCTGACAAAAATTGATTATGCGGGTGTGTCAGGAATTAATGGTGTGGCTTGGGATGCTGTCGAGTTACCTAGTCAGTTTATGGAAAACTGGTGTTGGGAAAGAGAAGCCTTAGATCTCATTTCTGGTCATTATGAAACCGGTGAAAAACTGCCTGAAGAACTGTATGAAAAAATGATTGCGGCGCGTAATTTCCAGTCAGCGATGATGATGGTGCGTCAGCTCGAATTCTCTATTTTTGATTTCCGTTTGCATCTGGAATTTGATCCAGAAGGTGGAAATCAAGTGGATAAAATTCTGGCCGAAGTACGCGATCAGGTTGCCGTGGTACAGCCACCAAAATTTAATCGCTTTGCTCATAGCTTTGGTCATATCTTTGCTGGTGGTTATGCCGCTGGTTATTACAGCTATAAGTGGGCAGAAGTTTTATCAGCCGATGCATTTTCTAAATTTGAAGAAAAAGGCATTTTTGATCGCGAAACGGGGCTGGAATTTTTGAATAATATTCTGGAGCAGGGCGGTTCAAAAGAACCGATGGAATTATTCATTGCATTCCGTGGCCGCGAGCCTGAAATAGATGCCTTATTAAGACATTCTGGTATTGCTGCATAA
- a CDS encoding UDP-2,3-diacylglucosamine diphosphatase: MQTQVSHKEKLKVRSVWISDIHLGFRGCSADFLLDFLHKVECDYLYLVGDIVDVWEMKKRMFWPQAHNNVVRTLLGKAKHNTKVIYVPGNHDELLRDFNGAVFGNIEIQNEMIHTTADGKKLLILHGDQFDSVVKISPLLAKLGGRLYDYLLRANRLVNYVRRKMGFSYWSLAAFLKHKVKNAVQYISNFEEAVAHEAAKQGVDGVVCGHIHRAEITRINNVDYFNCGDWVESCTALVEHPNGKMEILYWADIIEQPQAIAQAA, translated from the coding sequence ATGCAAACACAAGTGAGTCATAAAGAGAAGTTAAAAGTTCGCAGCGTCTGGATTTCTGATATCCATCTGGGATTTCGTGGTTGCAGCGCAGACTTTTTACTGGATTTTTTGCATAAGGTCGAATGCGATTATTTATACCTGGTAGGAGATATTGTTGACGTCTGGGAAATGAAAAAACGTATGTTTTGGCCTCAGGCACATAACAACGTTGTTCGTACCTTATTAGGTAAAGCAAAACATAACACCAAAGTCATCTACGTACCTGGCAATCATGATGAGTTATTGCGTGACTTCAATGGCGCGGTATTCGGTAATATCGAAATTCAAAATGAAATGATTCACACCACGGCGGATGGTAAAAAACTGCTCATTCTGCATGGTGATCAATTCGACAGTGTGGTCAAAATTTCTCCCTTACTGGCAAAATTAGGCGGACGACTCTATGACTATCTGCTGAGAGCGAACCGGCTTGTTAATTATGTTCGCCGTAAAATGGGTTTCTCTTACTGGTCACTGGCAGCATTCTTAAAACATAAAGTGAAAAATGCGGTGCAGTACATCAGTAATTTTGAAGAAGCGGTGGCCCATGAAGCAGCCAAACAAGGAGTTGATGGTGTTGTTTGTGGTCATATTCATCGCGCAGAAATCACCCGTATTAATAATGTCGATTACTTCAACTGTGGTGACTGGGTAGAAAGCTGTACAGCTTTAGTTGAGCACCCTAATGGCAAAATGGAAATTTTGTACTGGGCCGACATCATCGAACAACCGCAAGCCATCGCTCAGGCAGCCTAA
- a CDS encoding glycosyltransferase family 4 protein, which produces MKIVIITDAWEPQVNGVVRTLKQTRKHLIELGHDVHLITPEQFKTVPCPTYPSIPLSLFPGRKVSKLLDSYQANAVHIATEGPLGMAARRWCIKNDVQFTTSYHTQFPEYVRLRLPIPLRWSYAWFRRFHGKAVHTLVPTASQKQRLISHGFKNVEVWGRGVDTDIFSPDNPKQLGLTGPVFMNMGRVAIEKNIEAFLQLDIDGNKVVVGDGPDLEHLQQKYPDVTFTGAKFGRELASYVAAADVFVFPSKTDTFGLVLLEAMACGVPIAAYPVTGPADIVQQGVTGFLDDDLTTAAKKALTLSADDCIEYAKNHSWMACTRVFSDFMFNNQQSSKLEDTDITNHSFWCL; this is translated from the coding sequence ATGAAAATCGTCATCATCACCGATGCCTGGGAACCCCAGGTAAATGGGGTGGTACGCACCCTGAAGCAGACCCGTAAACATTTAATCGAGCTGGGTCACGATGTTCATCTAATTACCCCTGAACAGTTTAAGACTGTCCCCTGCCCGACTTATCCGAGCATTCCATTATCGTTATTTCCAGGCAGAAAGGTTAGTAAATTACTCGATTCCTATCAGGCTAATGCCGTCCATATTGCTACTGAAGGTCCTCTAGGGATGGCAGCAAGAAGATGGTGTATTAAAAACGATGTGCAATTTACCACCTCTTATCATACGCAGTTCCCTGAATATGTCCGTTTGCGCCTTCCCATTCCATTGAGATGGAGTTATGCCTGGTTTCGACGTTTTCATGGCAAAGCCGTGCATACACTGGTTCCAACAGCCTCTCAAAAGCAACGTCTGATTTCTCATGGTTTCAAGAATGTTGAAGTATGGGGACGAGGTGTGGACACAGATATATTCTCACCTGATAATCCAAAACAGCTTGGTTTAACCGGTCCTGTGTTTATGAATATGGGACGCGTAGCTATTGAGAAAAATATTGAAGCCTTTCTGCAGTTAGACATTGACGGTAATAAGGTGGTGGTGGGTGATGGCCCGGATCTCGAACACCTGCAGCAAAAATATCCTGACGTTACCTTTACTGGAGCTAAATTTGGCAGAGAGCTCGCCTCTTATGTCGCTGCAGCAGATGTCTTTGTTTTCCCAAGTAAGACAGATACTTTCGGTCTGGTATTACTGGAAGCGATGGCCTGCGGAGTTCCCATCGCAGCCTACCCTGTCACAGGACCGGCTGACATCGTACAACAGGGGGTGACCGGATTTCTTGATGACGATCTCACAACAGCTGCGAAAAAAGCCTTAACACTGTCTGCTGACGATTGTATTGAGTATGCAAAAAATCATAGCTGGATGGCCTGTACAAGAGTATTTTCAGACTTCATGTTCAATAATCAGCAGAGCAGTAAACTGGAAGATACCGATATCACAAATCACTCATTTTGGTGTCTTTAA
- a CDS encoding MlaA family lipoprotein, with translation MSTLSSVFKLGFLATVLLLTGCATSNNPKDPLEGYNRAMYKFNDTVDKAILKPVAKGYDTVMPAPLSQGVSNFFSNLNDITVIINDLLQFKFKQAANDTGRFVLNTTVGVAGIFDVASLSGNYKNNEDFGQTLGAWGVEPGAYIVLPFFGPRTVRDSFGLVGDYYTDPVTYVEGPGARNAFRGVRIVDNRANLLKAEKVLDEAAASDEYSYVRDAYLQHREYLVHDGHPPTSDDDFDLFDE, from the coding sequence ATGTCTACCCTGAGCTCAGTTTTCAAACTCGGTTTTTTGGCAACAGTATTGCTGCTCACTGGCTGTGCCACAAGCAACAATCCCAAAGACCCTCTTGAGGGATATAACCGTGCAATGTACAAGTTTAACGACACAGTGGATAAAGCCATCCTGAAACCTGTAGCTAAGGGATACGACACGGTAATGCCTGCCCCACTTAGCCAAGGCGTGAGCAACTTTTTTAGTAACCTCAACGACATCACTGTGATTATCAACGATTTATTACAGTTCAAATTTAAACAAGCGGCGAACGATACTGGCCGTTTTGTATTGAATACAACGGTTGGTGTCGCCGGTATTTTTGATGTGGCTAGCCTCAGTGGTAACTACAAAAATAATGAAGATTTTGGCCAAACGTTAGGAGCTTGGGGAGTAGAACCAGGTGCTTATATCGTGCTGCCATTTTTCGGACCAAGAACGGTACGTGACTCATTTGGCCTGGTAGGTGATTACTACACTGATCCTGTGACCTATGTTGAGGGTCCTGGTGCTCGTAATGCATTCCGTGGTGTTCGCATAGTTGATAACCGTGCCAATTTATTAAAAGCTGAAAAAGTACTTGATGAAGCAGCAGCTTCAGATGAATACAGCTATGTAAGAGATGCCTATCTTCAGCATCGAGAATATCTTGTCCATGACGGTCATCCTCCAACTAGTGATGATGATTTTGATTTGTTTGACGAATGA
- a CDS encoding calcium/sodium antiporter, whose protein sequence is MTTILFISAIIAGFVILIWGADRFVDGAANIATNFGVSPLIVGLTIVGFGTSAPEMLVSALAAIDGAPALGIGNAIGSNITNIGLVLAITLLIAPLTVHSDTLKREFPVLLFVMALSLVLLLDGELNRMDGIILFSGFIITLAGMAWLAIKGSNKQDPLEAEFEAEYGTTKMTGKQATFYFVIGLIALLIGSKSLVWGATGIAHLLGVSDLIIGLTVVAIGTSLPELAASVVSALKNEHDIAVGNILGSNIFNILAVLAMPGLIAPSHIDPMLLYRDIPFMIGLSVGLYCFARFSQNGRIGRVAGVLMLVVYVTYNGLLVYQNTPGLS, encoded by the coding sequence ATGACAACTATTCTGTTTATATCAGCCATTATCGCTGGATTCGTGATTTTGATTTGGGGAGCAGATCGATTTGTTGATGGAGCCGCAAACATCGCCACCAATTTTGGTGTATCACCGCTAATCGTTGGTCTTACCATTGTTGGTTTTGGCACATCCGCCCCAGAAATGTTGGTTTCAGCACTGGCTGCTATCGACGGTGCTCCGGCTTTGGGTATTGGTAATGCCATTGGCTCTAACATTACCAATATTGGTCTGGTACTGGCTATCACCTTACTTATTGCCCCTTTGACCGTGCATTCTGACACTTTAAAACGTGAATTTCCCGTCTTATTGTTCGTGATGGCATTGTCATTAGTATTATTACTCGATGGTGAATTGAATAGGATGGACGGCATTATCCTATTCAGCGGATTTATTATTACCTTGGCCGGAATGGCTTGGTTAGCTATCAAAGGGAGTAATAAGCAGGATCCGTTGGAAGCAGAGTTTGAAGCAGAATACGGCACCACTAAAATGACCGGGAAACAGGCGACATTTTATTTTGTGATTGGCCTTATCGCGTTGTTAATCGGATCTAAATCCCTAGTATGGGGTGCAACAGGTATTGCTCACCTGCTTGGCGTCAGTGACTTAATCATTGGTCTGACAGTGGTCGCTATTGGTACCAGCTTACCTGAGCTGGCCGCATCTGTTGTGTCGGCATTGAAAAATGAACATGACATCGCCGTCGGTAACATTCTGGGTTCTAATATATTTAATATTCTCGCGGTATTGGCCATGCCTGGATTGATTGCGCCTTCCCACATTGATCCTATGTTACTTTACAGAGATATTCCTTTCATGATTGGATTATCCGTCGGCCTATACTGCTTCGCCCGTTTCAGCCAGAATGGGCGAATTGGCCGTGTTGCCGGTGTACTGATGTTAGTCGTTTATGTCACATACAATGGCTTGCTTGTTTATCAAAACACACCAGGATTAAGTTAA
- a CDS encoding KpsF/GutQ family sugar-phosphate isomerase — protein MIDKEKLSTLAKAVIDTEIEAIQALHERINEDFMRACEFMLNCQGRVVVIGMGKSGHIGSKLAATLASTGTPAFFVHPGEASHGDLGMITDKDVVLALSNSGETSEILTILPLIKRLGIPFIAMTGRPESTLATCATAHIDVSVAREACPLGLAPTSSTTAALVMGDALAVALLETRGFTAEDFARSHPGGLLGRRLLLRVSDIMHTGDAIPEINEHALISEALIEMTNKGLGMTAVVDEKQHILGVFTDGDLRRVLSQEINIHTEKLSDYMTRQCKTGTAEMLAAEALELMQRFKINALLIVDKQQQLCGAINMHDLLRAGVV, from the coding sequence GTGATCGATAAAGAAAAACTCAGCACACTTGCCAAAGCTGTGATTGATACGGAAATTGAGGCTATTCAGGCATTACATGAACGTATCAATGAAGACTTCATGCGTGCCTGTGAGTTTATGCTCAACTGCCAGGGACGCGTAGTCGTCATTGGTATGGGCAAATCAGGTCATATTGGCAGTAAATTAGCTGCGACGCTTGCTAGCACCGGCACTCCCGCGTTTTTTGTTCATCCCGGCGAAGCCAGCCATGGTGATTTGGGGATGATTACCGATAAAGACGTCGTCCTTGCTCTATCCAACTCTGGTGAAACCAGTGAAATTCTGACCATCCTGCCATTGATTAAACGCCTGGGCATTCCATTTATCGCCATGACAGGCAGACCTGAATCGACTTTAGCGACCTGTGCGACAGCGCATATAGATGTGAGTGTTGCGCGAGAAGCCTGTCCACTAGGTCTTGCCCCAACCTCAAGCACCACAGCAGCTTTGGTAATGGGAGATGCCCTGGCAGTAGCTTTACTCGAAACCCGTGGTTTTACAGCTGAAGATTTTGCCCGCTCTCACCCGGGCGGCTTGTTAGGACGTCGTTTATTACTTCGCGTTTCTGACATTATGCATACTGGAGATGCTATCCCCGAAATCAATGAACATGCTCTCATCAGTGAAGCATTGATTGAAATGACCAACAAAGGTCTGGGCATGACGGCAGTGGTCGATGAAAAACAACACATTCTGGGCGTATTCACTGATGGCGACTTACGCCGGGTGTTATCTCAGGAAATAAACATTCATACAGAAAAATTGTCAGACTATATGACGCGGCAGTGTAAAACGGGGACGGCTGAGATGCTGGCCGCCGAAGCATTAGAATTAATGCAGCGGTTTAAAATTAATGCCTTACTGATAGTGGATAAACAGCAGCAATTATGTGGTGCGATTAATATGCACGATCTGCTTCGGGCAGGCGTCGTTTAA
- the kdsC gene encoding 3-deoxy-manno-octulosonate-8-phosphatase KdsC, with protein MQDILEKAKKVKLVVFDVDGVLTNGQIIIGDNGEEYKAFHSRDGHGMKLLQYTGVEIAIITGRTSRTVEHRMQSLGIKYVYQGQRVKLPVFQQLIKELKLSPEQCAYVGDDWVDLSIMSRVGLAIAVQDADPIVKKHAHFITTSKGGHGAAREVCELIMEGQGNLQDQIERHF; from the coding sequence ATGCAAGATATTTTAGAAAAAGCAAAAAAGGTAAAACTCGTCGTATTCGATGTGGACGGTGTGTTAACCAATGGTCAAATCATCATTGGTGATAATGGTGAAGAATACAAAGCCTTCCATTCACGCGACGGACATGGGATGAAACTGTTGCAATATACTGGTGTTGAAATTGCCATTATTACTGGCCGCACCTCCCGTACAGTTGAACATCGAATGCAAAGTTTAGGTATAAAATACGTTTACCAGGGCCAACGAGTAAAACTGCCGGTTTTCCAGCAACTGATAAAAGAACTTAAATTATCGCCGGAACAATGTGCCTATGTTGGCGATGATTGGGTAGACTTATCTATCATGAGTCGTGTTGGACTCGCCATAGCGGTTCAAGATGCTGACCCGATTGTAAAAAAACATGCTCACTTTATTACCACCTCAAAAGGGGGGCACGGTGCTGCTCGTGAAGTGTGTGAGTTGATAATGGAAGGACAGGGAAACCTGCAAGACCAAATTGAACGCCATTTTTAA
- the lptC gene encoding LPS export ABC transporter periplasmic protein LptC → MNAIFNLPRYLRILLPLVAILSIWLLLSGENEPVEAEKNDIHRSSDYAMTDFTMTIMDINGTPARVIKGKEMAHYPADDSTEIIDPIAEFLKPGKDSWVITSDHGHTQGDNKTILLTGNVIITNENDPAFKMLTDKLTLDTQYNTAYTDHAVTIKTPNGDTESVGLHADMNDETINLHSRVKGQYDAPAN, encoded by the coding sequence TTGAACGCCATTTTTAATCTACCTCGTTATCTACGCATCTTATTGCCTCTGGTAGCCATCCTGAGCATCTGGCTCCTATTGTCAGGCGAAAACGAACCTGTTGAAGCTGAAAAGAACGATATTCATCGCAGCAGTGATTACGCAATGACTGATTTTACAATGACGATCATGGATATCAATGGCACGCCGGCCAGGGTTATAAAAGGTAAAGAAATGGCTCATTACCCAGCCGATGACAGTACTGAAATCATTGATCCCATTGCAGAATTCTTAAAGCCGGGTAAAGACTCATGGGTCATCACCTCAGATCATGGTCACACCCAGGGTGATAACAAAACTATCCTGTTAACTGGAAATGTTATTATCACTAATGAGAACGATCCGGCATTTAAAATGCTGACCGATAAGTTAACTTTAGATACACAATACAATACTGCATATACTGACCATGCTGTCACCATCAAAACCCCAAATGGCGATACTGAGTCAGTAGGTTTACATGCAGATATGAATGATGAAACCATTAACCTGCATTCCAGGGTGAAAGGACAATATGATGCACCTGCTAACTAA
- the lptA gene encoding lipopolysaccharide transport periplasmic protein LptA, which yields MHLLTKLLTVCLMLPAISWALPSDREKPINIEADHAQMDDQEGVTQYKGDAILTQGTLKITGDIITFYYNENKQLTKAVAVGKLATYQQVHKPGESPVKAKAIRMEYYADKQKIYLIGEGHVWQNGDEFIGNRIEYDIAKNVVSANSAPVNVGGETHDSGRIHMIIQPMTQQKKAKPTTPKPKAVDTPEVAAPAEKAPVQAEEATPTTPKPAAEAPLSVKEYPEVITTSRLNVRTGPGTGYQRLGTLDQNLRVIILSRQQGWAQVRGTLNGETVIGWVNDYYLEAIDN from the coding sequence ATGCACCTGCTAACTAAGTTATTAACGGTATGTTTGATGTTACCAGCAATCAGTTGGGCGTTGCCGAGTGACCGTGAAAAGCCGATTAATATCGAAGCCGACCATGCTCAGATGGATGATCAGGAAGGTGTCACCCAATACAAAGGAGATGCCATCCTCACGCAGGGTACATTAAAAATCACTGGTGATATCATCACGTTTTACTACAATGAAAATAAACAGCTGACCAAGGCTGTCGCAGTAGGGAAACTGGCCACCTATCAACAAGTTCACAAACCAGGCGAATCACCTGTCAAAGCGAAAGCGATTCGTATGGAATATTATGCAGATAAGCAAAAAATTTATCTGATTGGTGAAGGTCACGTCTGGCAAAATGGTGATGAATTCATCGGTAATCGTATAGAGTATGACATTGCTAAAAATGTTGTCAGTGCTAACTCTGCACCTGTGAATGTGGGTGGCGAAACGCATGATTCAGGTCGTATCCACATGATCATCCAACCCATGACTCAGCAGAAAAAAGCTAAGCCAACCACACCTAAGCCTAAAGCGGTTGACACACCTGAAGTAGCCGCGCCAGCTGAAAAAGCACCCGTTCAAGCTGAAGAAGCCACACCGACAACACCCAAACCTGCCGCTGAAGCACCATTGTCAGTTAAGGAATACCCTGAAGTCATTACCACCAGCCGTTTAAATGTCCGCACAGGTCCAGGAACAGGTTATCAACGTCTGGGCACTCTCGACCAAAATCTTCGTGTGATCATTTTAAGCCGCCAACAAGGCTGGGCCCAAGTCAGAGGTACGCTTAATGGAGAGACCGTGATTGGTTGGGTGAATGATTATTATCTAGAAGCGATAGACAACTAA
- the lptB gene encoding LPS export ABC transporter ATP-binding protein, which produces MSILSAHQLAKQYGDRQVVKDISLDVNSGEIVGLLGPNGAGKTTSFYMIVGLVPVDHGYIYLDQQELTHYAIHDRAKLGIGYLPQEASVFRKLSVEDNLYGIIETRTELNDLSKQQLLEQLLKDFHIEHIRHSKGMALSGGERRRVEIARALAMDPQFILLDEPFAGVDPISVLDIQGIIQELAARGIGILITDHNVRETLKVCQRAYIFNEGEVIARGTPEDILKDKNVLSVYLGRDFRM; this is translated from the coding sequence ATGAGTATCCTTTCAGCCCATCAGCTTGCTAAGCAATATGGCGATAGGCAAGTTGTTAAAGACATATCACTGGACGTCAATAGTGGTGAAATTGTAGGTTTGTTGGGCCCTAATGGCGCCGGTAAAACAACCAGCTTTTATATGATTGTTGGTTTAGTGCCCGTTGATCACGGTTATATTTATCTCGATCAACAAGAACTTACCCATTATGCCATCCATGATCGAGCTAAACTGGGCATTGGTTATTTGCCTCAGGAAGCCTCGGTTTTTCGTAAGCTCAGTGTGGAAGATAACCTTTATGGCATCATTGAGACTCGCACCGAACTGAATGATCTTTCCAAACAACAACTACTCGAACAGTTACTAAAAGATTTCCATATTGAACATATCCGTCACTCAAAAGGCATGGCTTTATCAGGGGGAGAACGAAGACGTGTAGAAATTGCCCGTGCACTCGCGATGGATCCTCAATTCATTTTATTAGACGAACCTTTTGCTGGCGTAGATCCGATTTCAGTTCTGGATATTCAAGGCATCATTCAAGAATTGGCAGCACGAGGAATTGGTATATTAATTACTGATCATAACGTCCGTGAAACGCTCAAAGTTTGTCAACGAGCTTATATCTTTAACGAAGGTGAAGTAATTGCCCGTGGAACGCCTGAAGACATTCTTAAAGATAAAAATGTGTTAAGTGTCTATCTGGGCCGTGATTTCAGGATGTGA